One window from the genome of Mucilaginibacter ginsenosidivorans encodes:
- a CDS encoding response regulator — translation MKVLIIEDDEDTREALGYIAAEQGCRVYYGDGDITLSRIKKISPDLLILDDWVNNYQGTSICDLVKLNSATKHVQVMLISTRPNIEEIAKGCKCDAYLSKPFNLDELQHILYSLAHCAPGLA, via the coding sequence ATGAAAGTGCTGATTATTGAGGATGACGAGGATACCCGCGAAGCTTTGGGTTATATCGCAGCGGAGCAGGGTTGCCGGGTGTATTACGGCGATGGGGACATCACACTGTCACGTATCAAAAAAATATCACCCGACCTGCTGATACTGGATGACTGGGTGAACAACTACCAGGGAACCAGCATTTGCGACCTGGTAAAATTAAACAGTGCTACAAAGCATGTCCAGGTAATGCTTATATCCACCCGCCCTAATATCGAGGAAATAGCCAAAGGCTGTAAATGCGACGCTTACCTTTCCAAACCCTTTAACCTGGACGAACTTCAGCATATCCTATACAGCCTGGCGCATTGTGCGCCCGGTTTGGCTTAA